Proteins encoded within one genomic window of Mauremys mutica isolate MM-2020 ecotype Southern chromosome 11, ASM2049712v1, whole genome shotgun sequence:
- the BLOC1S6 gene encoding biogenesis of lysosome-related organelles complex 1 subunit 6 yields MEQPEGKERFLLEAAAAAPPRQTGPALDSCEASPDEGLIEDLAIIDKKAVEQLTEGLISHYLPDLQRSKLALQELTQNQVVLLDTLEQEISKFRECNSILDINALFSEAKHYHSKLVNIRKEMMMLHEKTSKLKKRALKLQQKRQKEELEREQQREKELEREKQLTAKPARRT; encoded by the exons ATGGAGCAGCCCGAGGGGAAGGAGAGGTTCCTGCTggaggccgccgccgccgcccccccgaGGCAGACGGGGCCCGCGCTGG ATTCCTGTGAGGCATCTCCAGATGAGGGACTAATAGAAGATTTGGCTATTATAGATAAGAAAGCTGTGGAGCAACTAACTGAAGGATTGATTTCTCATTATTTACCTGATCTTCAGCGATCAAAACTAGCCCTCCAAGAGCTCAc ACAGAATCAGGTAGTGTTACTAGACACATTAGAGcaagaaatttcaaaattcagAGAATGTAATTCCATTCTTGATATCAATGCTTTG ttttcagaAGCTAAACATTATCACAGCAAGCTAGTGAatattagaaaagagatgatgaTGCTCCATGAAAAGACATCAAAGTTAAAA aaaagagcactCAAACTGCAGCAGAAGAGACAGAAAGAAGAACTAGAACGAGAACAGCAACGTGAGAAGGAACTTGAAAGAGAGAAACAGTTAACAGCAAAACCAGCTAGAAGGACATGA